One stretch of Bombina bombina isolate aBomBom1 chromosome 7, aBomBom1.pri, whole genome shotgun sequence DNA includes these proteins:
- the LOC128666382 gene encoding prothrombin-like isoform X1: MEKKLLFVLGICILVILCSNTGRASMEKSTASQFLGKIERKRSLYEECYVEQCNYEEVLEALGNRRDADAYWNRKNGN; this comes from the exons ATGGAGAAGAAACTGCTGTTTGTTCTGGGAATCTGTATTCTGGTGATTCTTTGTTCCAATACAGGGAGAG CATCTATGGAGAAGTCTACGGCATCACAGTTTTTgggaaaaattgaaagaaaacgcTCTTTATATGAAGAATGTTATGTGGAACAATGTAATTATGAGGAAGTTCTGGAGGCTCTTGGAAACCGTAGAGATGCT GATGCTTACTGGAATCGAAAGAATGGAAACTGA